The proteins below come from a single Octopus sinensis linkage group LG10, ASM634580v1, whole genome shotgun sequence genomic window:
- the LOC115216278 gene encoding uncharacterized protein LOC115216278 → MAEARQLYIGNSLFRKRERKRWTWISPNSKHRSEIDYILVDKRRILHDVSVVTPFNTGSDHRLVRARVVIDGKREKIALYLASKGKRVRVYNEAKLLEAIMQEDWCQGDDIDDDYNSLIGKMKECLRKAKGVCPREKKGRISEETTKLLEKRKNMKRTIEDHLEYSILSRVIRQQLKKDFEAYRMEKLLKAAEEKKSLKKCKRDMVLYRSEVTALKNTDGIPVNEKSEMEKFAKTSTPSSLSLPEMSSRYHHSNRKKTCHLSLSVRLKEPSAR, encoded by the coding sequence ATGGCAGAGGCGAGGCAGCTCTACATCGGAAACAGCCTAttcaggaagagggagaggaagagatggaCTTGGATATCGCCGAACTCTAAGCACCGAAGCGAGATCGACTACATCCTGGTTGATAAGCGACGCATATTACATGACGTCTCCGTCGTGACGCCATTCAACACCGGCAGCGATCATCGTCTGGTAAGGGCGAGGGTCGTCATCGACGGGAAGAGGGAGAAGATAGCGTTATATTTGGCGTCGAAGGGAAAACGTGTCCGAGTCTACAACGAGGCAAAGCTGCTGGAAGCCATCATGCAGGAAGACTGGTGCCAAGGAGATGACATAGATGATGACTACAACTCACTGATAGGGAAAATGAAGGAGTGTTTAAGGAAGGCTAAAGGAGTATGCCcaagagaaaagaagggaagaatctCGGAAGAAACTACGAAGTTACtcgagaagaggaaaaatatgaaGAGGACTATTGAAGATCACCTTGAATATTCCATTCTCAGCAGAGTGATTCGTCAGCAACTAAAGAAAGACTTTGAGGCATACCGGATGGAGAAGCTCTTGAAGGCCGCAGAGGAAAAGAAGAGCCTCAAGAAATGCAAGAGGGACATGGTACTATATAGATCGGAAGTGACGGCTCTGAAAAATACAGATGGAATACCGGTCAACGAGAAGAGCGAGATGGAAAAGTTTGCGAAGACTTCTACACCAAGCTCTTTAAGTCTACCAGAAATGTCCAGTCGTTACCACCACTCCAACAGGAAGAAAACGTGCCACCTATCCTTGTCAGTGAGGTTGAAAGAGCCATCGGCTCGATGA